One region of Ananas comosus cultivar F153 linkage group 9, ASM154086v1, whole genome shotgun sequence genomic DNA includes:
- the LOC109715728 gene encoding probable membrane-associated kinase regulator 6, with amino-acid sequence MDEELGLVKGANFSFTSPCFHSPEVVFADQIFSNGFLLPLHLISRQKIESIHNPFDSLDSSKPLLSNFIRSSSQNSSPILNSSQSVPISVSSNTSKSESSKSAKFKSSLARIWRRSTKKFLHKYASFLKPLYVKVKEMRLSSSKKSSNRTSSSRTSNASVSMEWCSESADNAVHEAILHCKKSFLGGEELTEKF; translated from the exons ATGGACGAAGAACTCGGTTTGGTGAAGGGTGCCAACTTTAGCTTCACTAGTCCATGCTTCCATTCTCCTGAAGTTGTATTTGCAGACCAAATTTTCTCTAATGGTTTCCTTCTTCCACTTCACCTCATTAGTCGACAAAAGATCGAATCGATTCACAACCCTTTTGATTCGTTAGACTCGTCTAAACCGCTTCTTTCTAATTTCATTCGATCCTCATCGCAAAACTCTTCCCCTATCTTAAATTCATCTCAAAGTGTTCCGATTTCGGTAAGCTCAAACACGTCGAAAAGCGAGAGTTCGAAGAGTGCGAAGTTCAAGTCATCGTTGGcgaggatttggaggagatcgACGAAGAAGTTCCTGCATAAGTACGCGAGTTTTCTCAAACCGTTGTATGTTAAGGTGAAGGAGATGCGGTTAAGCTCGTCGAAGAAGTCAAGCAACCGAACGAGTTCGTCGAGGACGAGCAATGCATCTGTGAGCATGGAATGGTGCAGCGAGAGTGCCGATAATGCTGTTCATGAAGCAATTCTACACTGCAAGAAGTCATTT CTAGGGGGAGAAGAACTAACGGAGAAATTCTGA
- the LOC109715729 gene encoding uncharacterized protein LOC109715729, with protein sequence MASNNPHPTQFPVTEKSISLDIKGTKTDIIISKYTDSFLVMVTQIGSMGTILHARKEEGVSLDPTFNVSVIFGKRDEPLLVACARQMIEHMSHCGSSRALILSLGLKDHSQEILKDIISAVIENRLW encoded by the exons ATGGCCTCAAATAATCCTCACCCTACTCAGTTTCCTGTTACAGAGAAGTCGATATCCTTAGATATCAAg GGAACTAAGACGGACATCATAATCAGCAAGTATACAGATAGTTTTCTG GTCATGGTGACTCAAATAGGATCTATGGGTACCATACTGCATGCTAG GAAGGAGGAAGGTGTATCACTAGATCCAACTTTTAATGTTTCTGTGATATTTGGCAAGAGAGATGAG CCACTTCTAGTTGCATGTGCAAGGCAGATGATTGAACATATGAG CCATTGCGGTTCGTCGAGGGCATTGATTCTGTCTCTTGGTCTAAAAGATCACTCTCAG GAGATTTTAAAGGATATCATTTCTGCTGTCATTGAGAATCGCCTTTGGTGA
- the LOC109714783 gene encoding uncharacterized protein LOC109714783, translating into MACIPFSLPAPEITCGRSHSSLTVPTNSSHCCVAPKIKRLRLTTTHLRRRRFPCKPLRALQPTGPEDLNHLADKVPPSPLLELTQKFYSSLNDQDIKSLEKLIAPGCKIEDKAYYKPLQGKSIHKYFERLVEAMGKNVTFTVDEICEGGRLTIAIRWHLEWKGKKIPFTNSCSFYKCSRDGEALLIKEAHVFVESPLKPGDLAPKMLKLITFLFDRLPNLAESFLNKPDAVVYYVIKFCQIFVKPLILPLVAYYSFIWAFVAKILAIALSILRKISKIFG; encoded by the exons ATGGCTTGCATTCCCTTCTCATTACCAGCTCCTGAAATAACATGTGGGAGGTCTCATTCCTCCCTCACTGTACCAACAAACTCTAGTCACTGTTGTGTTGCTCCGAAGATAAAGAGATTGAGACTCACAACCACTCACTTACGAAGGCGGCGATTCCCTTGCAAGCCACTTCGAGCTTTACAACCGACCGGGCCGGAAGATCTGAATCACCTGGCCGATAAAGTGCCGCCTTCGCCTTTGCTAGAACTGACTCAGAAGTTCTACTCATCCCTAAATGACCAGGACATCAAAAGTTTAGAGAAGCTGATTGCTCCTGGCTGCAAAATTGAAGATAAAGCATATTATAAGCCACTGCAAGGAAAG AGTATTCACAAGTATTTTGAAAGACTAGTAGAAGCCATGGGAAAGAACGTCACTTTCACCGTTGATGAGATCTGCGAAGGAGGACGCTTAACGATTGCAATAAGATGGCACCTTG AgtggaaaggaaagaaaataccCTTCACCAATAGCTGCAGCTTCTACAAATGTTCGAGAGATGGTGAAGCACTTCTTATTAA GGAAGCTCATGTCTTTGTTGAGTCGCCACTCAAACCAGGAGATCTTGCACCG AAAATGCTGAAGTTGATCACCTTCCTATTTGATAGGTTGCCAAATCTCGCGGAGA GTTTCCTAAATAAGCCTGATGCAGTTGTTTACTATGTGATCAAGTTTTGTCAGATCTTCGTGAAGCCTTTGATCCTTCCACTTGTGGCATACTATAGCTTCATTTGGGCATTTGTAGCTAAAATTTTAGCTATTGCTTTAAGCATCTTGCGAAAAATTTCAAAGATCTTTGGCTGA
- the LOC109715159 gene encoding pentatricopeptide repeat-containing protein At5g52850, chloroplastic — translation MSCSRWSKSFVPNSSFSPTPSPLIPISFLSSLLELPHPPNPRNLRNLHHSPPRHDSELVSYDSCLRLLSSSPSSSSLRRASSAHGAVIKLGLSGDLLLCNRLLALYAELRRGGVSGPAHARMLFDEMPRRDVASWTAAISAHARAGLADAALGLFRRMLALPDPSAPVAAPNEFTYSAILRCCADRFSLGSQIHAQIWRRGFGANTVVGGALLDFYSKFGEFRLADQVFATMDYKDVISWTIIITAYVEAGDLTGAVNLYTTMVGGGTAPTEFTFAKLLTGCGLFGCCRIGELLHAHLIIYGMHLNLVLKTALVNMYSKCRDMGRTLTVFRQTPDMDVMLWTAMIAGYSQRGEFKEAIALLKEMEIAGVTANAFTYAGVVSACSSVLALQHGAQIHCRTVKIGLEQDSSVGNAIVDLYAKCSTNVWDSISAFRAINYPNVISWTVLIAGLARHGQGQEAFVALAEMRASGVQPNSFTLSAILSGCGFSLEALAHAKKLHGYVLKTTLDSLDVAVGNSLVDLYARYSMMQDAWMVAKTMMNFRDVFTYTSIAKGLNQMGLHMRALEMMTQMHNEGIEMDGFSLACFLSSTAGLTAIECGKQLHCSSMKLGLNNKVSVSNSLLDMYGKCGCIKEARSIFMEIEEPNVVSWNSLISGLASNGLISQALSAFEDMRLAKIKPDSITILVVMYACSHGGLVDVGIEHFNLMREIYGLSPQRDHYACLLDLLGRAGRLEEAAFAMESMPFEPDVGMYKTILASCKLYGNLVLGECMAKKALETNPTDPSIYVLLASMYDDVGKLEWGDQIRKMMRERMARKCAGQSWMQISN, via the coding sequence ATGAGCTGCTCTCGTTGGAGTAAGTCCTTCGTTCCCAACTCCTCCTTTTCTCCGACTCCTTCTCCACTCATCCccatctccttcctctcctctctcctcgaGCTACCCCAccctccaaaccctagaaaccttCGAAACCTCCACCACTCGCCCCCACGCCATGATTCCGAGCTCGTCTCCTACGACTCGtgcctccgcctcctctcctcctccccctcctcttcctccctcCGCCGCGCTTCCTCCGCCCACGGCGCCGTCATCAAGCTCGGCCTCTCCGGCGACCTCCTCCTCTGCAACCGCCTCCTCGCCCTCTACGCCGagctccgccgcggcggcgtcAGCGGCCCCGCCCACGCCCGCAtgctgttcgacgaaatgcctcGCCGGGACGTCGCGTCCTGGACCGCCGCCATCTCTGCCCACGCCCGCGCCGGCCTCGCCGACGCCGCGCTCGGCCTCTTCCGACGCATGCTGGCGCTGCCCGATCCCTCGGCGCCCGTCGCCGCCCCCAACGAGTTCACGTACTCCGCCATCCTTCGCTGCTGCGCTGATCGGTTCTCGCTGGGCTCCCAAATCCACGCCCAGATTTGGCGGCGCGGCTTCGGAGCGAACACTGTTGTCGGCGGCGCTCTCCTGGATTTCTACTCCAAGTTTGGCGAATTCCGCTTAGCTGATCAGGTTTTTGCTACCATGGATTATAAAGATGTGATCTCGTGGACTATCATCATAACTGCTTATGTAGAAGCAGGCGACTTGACCGGGGCCGTGAACCTATACACCACCATGGTCGGAGGCGGGACCGCTCCCACTGAGTTCACCTTTGCCAAGCTTCTAACCGGATGCGGACTCTTCGGGTGCTGTCGAATTGGTGAGCTGCTCCATGCCCATTTAATCATTTATGGAATGCACCTCAATTTAGTGTTGAAAACCGCACTTGTGAATATGTACTCAAAATGCCGTGATATGGGCCGTACTTTAACGGTCTTTCGCCAAACACCTGATATGGATGTGATGCTGTGGACGGCGATGATTGCTGGATACTCCCAGAGAGGGGAGTTCAAAGAAGCCATCGCTTTGTTGAAAGAGATGGAGATTGCGGGGGTTACAGCGAATGCCTTCACGTATGCAGGAGTTGTGAGTGCGTGTTCGTCTGTATTGGCGCTACAACATGGAGCGCAGATTCATTGCCGGACGGTCAAGATTGGGTTGGAGCAGGATTCTTCAGTTGGTAATGCGATTGTTGACTTGTATGCCAAGTGCTCGACGAATGTGTGGGACTCTATCAGTGCTTTTAGAGCAATTAATTACCCAAATGTTATCTCTTGGACTGTTCTGATTGCTGGGCTGGCCCGTCACGGCCAAGGCCAGGAAGCATTTGTTGCATTAGCTGAGATGCGGGCGAGTGGAGTTCAGCCCAATTCCTTCACTTTGTCCGCTATTCTTTCAGGCTGTGGCTTCTCCTTGGAAGCTCTTGCTCACGCGAAGAAGCTCCATGGCTATGTGCTTAAGACAACGTTGGATTCTTTAGATGTGGCTGTTGGGAATTCATTGGTTGATCTCTATGCTAGGTACTCTATGATGCAAGATGCGTGGATGGTCGCAAAAACGATGATGAATTTTAGGGATGTGTTCACGTATACAAGCATAGCCAAAGGGCTTAATCAGATGGGCCTTCATATGAGGGCTTTGGAAATGATGACCCAAATGCACAACGAAGGAATAGAGATGGATGGGTTTAGTCTTGCTTGCTTCCTCTCTTCTACTGCGGGCTTAACGGCGATAGAGTGTGGGAAGCAGCTCCACTGCTCTTCAATGAAGTTGGGATTGAACAataaagtttcagtttctaatAGCCTTCTTGATATGTACGGCAAATGTGGGTGTATAAAAGAAGCTCGAAGCATCTTCATGGAGATCGAGGAGCCTAATGTGGTATCGTGGAATAGTTTGATATCTGGGTTGGCTTCCAATGGGCTTATTTCACAAGCCCTGTCTGCTTTTGAGGACATGCGGTTGGCAAAAATCAAACCGGACAGCATAACCATCTTAGTGGTGATGTATGCATGTAGTCATGGTGGATTGGTCGATGTGGGCATCGAGCATTTCAATTTGATGAGGGAAATTTATGGCCTCTCCCCACAGCGGGATCACTATGCGTGCTTGTTAGATTTGTTGGGACGAGCAGGCCGGCTTGAAGAAGCAGCTTTTGCAATGGAGAGCATGCCTTTTGAGCCTGATGTGGGAATGTATAAGACAATTTTGGCTTCTTGCAAGCTTTATGGGAACTTGGTTCTTGGAGAGTGCATGGCGAAGAAGGCATTAGAGACGAACCCAACAGATCCGTCTATTTATGTATTGCTTGCAAGCATGTATGATGATGTGGGTAAGTTGGAGTGGGGTGATCAGATAAGGAAAATGATGAGGGAGAGAATGGCGAGGAAGTGTGCAGGCCAAAGTTGGATGCAGATAAGCAATTAA
- the LOC109715507 gene encoding sphingoid long-chain bases kinase 2, mitochondrial isoform X1: MACGMQAAAAAKPSFLTRAEQPSALDPFPDRGVGGNGAASASRPRRDFVFVVNPKDRSGANGRTGKEWKRLLPYLRTRLAGSCNVCESITSGPSHAIDITREAIREGADAVIAVGGDGTLHEVVNGFFWEGSPILALDKGPAHSTALGLIPLGTGSDFARTFGWKNDPYEAIERIVRGHKSKVDVGVINGSNRDPHFFINVADVHLSAKAGYFASKYKRFGNLCYVFGALRAFMGHSNRDLKIKVDGGEWEVVDKVTALCIGNAKFFGGGMKITPTANPLSGNLEVVILQDFKWYDFVFKLHKLYTGTHLSLRGVSSRSVRSIEIEEVIPKGGVYVQSDGEHLGFLPTECSVLPAAINIFS; encoded by the exons ATGGCGTGCGGGATgcaggctgcggcggcggcgaagccCTCGTTCTTGACGCGGGCGGAGCAGCCGAGCGCCCTCGATCCCTTCCCCGACCGCGGCGTCGGCGGCAacggcgccgcctccgcctctcgcCCTCGCCGAGACTTCGTCTTCGTCGTCAACCCCAAAG ATCGATCAGGCGCGaatgggcggacagggaaggagTGGAAGAGGCTGCTGCCTTATCTCCGAACGCGCCTTGCCGGCAGCTGCAAT GTTTGCGAGTCTATCACGTCAGGTCCTTCTCATGCTATAGACATTACCAGGGAG GCAATAAGGGAAGGGGCTGATGCAGTGATAGCTGTTGGAGGTGATGGGACTCTTCATGAG GTGGTGAATGGCTTCTTCTGGGAAGGAAGTCCTATTCTTGCTCTAGACAAAGGACCTGCGCATTCAACTGCACTTGGT CTAATTCCGCTTGGTACTGGTTCAGATTTTGCTAGAACTTTTGGCTG GAAGAACGATCCATATGAGGCGATTGAACGGATTGTGCGAG GTCATAAATCGAAAGTAGATGTTGGCGTTATTAATGGCTCCAATAGAGACCcccatttttttattaatgttgCTGATGTACATCT GAGTGCGAAAGCAGGCTATTTTGCTTCCAAGTATAAGCGATTTGGAAATTTATGTTATGTTTTTGGTGCTTTGAGAGCCTTTATGGGGCACAGTAATAGGGACCTCAAAATCAAG GTTGACGGGGGAGAATGGGAAGTAGTTGATAAGGTCACTGCTCTCTGTATAGGAAATGCCAAATTCTTTGGTGGTGGTATGAAGATAACTCCGACAGCCAACCCTCTTAGTGGAAATTTGGAG GTGGTGATTCTTCAAGACTTCAAGTGGTATGACTTTGTTTTTAAGCTGCATAAACTTTACACAGGAACACATCTATCACTGAGAGGTGTTTCTTCAAGAAG TGTCAGGTCAATCGAAATTGAGGAGGTAATTCCCAAAGGTGGCGTGTACGTGCAGTCTGATGGGGAGCATTTGGGGTTTCTTCCAACAGAATGTTCCGTTCTACCTGCCGCAATTAACATTTTCAGCTGA
- the LOC109715507 gene encoding sphingoid long-chain bases kinase 2, mitochondrial isoform X2 yields the protein MACGMQAAAAAKPSFLTRAEQPSALDPFPDRGVGGNGAASASRPRRDFVFVVNPKGANGRTGKEWKRLLPYLRTRLAGSCNVCESITSGPSHAIDITREAIREGADAVIAVGGDGTLHEVVNGFFWEGSPILALDKGPAHSTALGLIPLGTGSDFARTFGWKNDPYEAIERIVRGHKSKVDVGVINGSNRDPHFFINVADVHLSAKAGYFASKYKRFGNLCYVFGALRAFMGHSNRDLKIKVDGGEWEVVDKVTALCIGNAKFFGGGMKITPTANPLSGNLEVVILQDFKWYDFVFKLHKLYTGTHLSLRGVSSRSVRSIEIEEVIPKGGVYVQSDGEHLGFLPTECSVLPAAINIFS from the exons ATGGCGTGCGGGATgcaggctgcggcggcggcgaagccCTCGTTCTTGACGCGGGCGGAGCAGCCGAGCGCCCTCGATCCCTTCCCCGACCGCGGCGTCGGCGGCAacggcgccgcctccgcctctcgcCCTCGCCGAGACTTCGTCTTCGTCGTCAACCCCAAAG GCGCGaatgggcggacagggaaggagTGGAAGAGGCTGCTGCCTTATCTCCGAACGCGCCTTGCCGGCAGCTGCAAT GTTTGCGAGTCTATCACGTCAGGTCCTTCTCATGCTATAGACATTACCAGGGAG GCAATAAGGGAAGGGGCTGATGCAGTGATAGCTGTTGGAGGTGATGGGACTCTTCATGAG GTGGTGAATGGCTTCTTCTGGGAAGGAAGTCCTATTCTTGCTCTAGACAAAGGACCTGCGCATTCAACTGCACTTGGT CTAATTCCGCTTGGTACTGGTTCAGATTTTGCTAGAACTTTTGGCTG GAAGAACGATCCATATGAGGCGATTGAACGGATTGTGCGAG GTCATAAATCGAAAGTAGATGTTGGCGTTATTAATGGCTCCAATAGAGACCcccatttttttattaatgttgCTGATGTACATCT GAGTGCGAAAGCAGGCTATTTTGCTTCCAAGTATAAGCGATTTGGAAATTTATGTTATGTTTTTGGTGCTTTGAGAGCCTTTATGGGGCACAGTAATAGGGACCTCAAAATCAAG GTTGACGGGGGAGAATGGGAAGTAGTTGATAAGGTCACTGCTCTCTGTATAGGAAATGCCAAATTCTTTGGTGGTGGTATGAAGATAACTCCGACAGCCAACCCTCTTAGTGGAAATTTGGAG GTGGTGATTCTTCAAGACTTCAAGTGGTATGACTTTGTTTTTAAGCTGCATAAACTTTACACAGGAACACATCTATCACTGAGAGGTGTTTCTTCAAGAAG TGTCAGGTCAATCGAAATTGAGGAGGTAATTCCCAAAGGTGGCGTGTACGTGCAGTCTGATGGGGAGCATTTGGGGTTTCTTCCAACAGAATGTTCCGTTCTACCTGCCGCAATTAACATTTTCAGCTGA